One stretch of Rathayibacter festucae DSM 15932 DNA includes these proteins:
- a CDS encoding aldo/keto reductase, with product MTSQPSALRPFGPSGALVTRLTLGTSWNPDRVGALDTVPALERVLHSGADRAVSVIDTSNEYALGHSERLIGEALRARGGVPEGITVVTKLDRDPETGSYSAERMRRSLDESRERLGMDVLPLLYLHDPERISYDEAFAEDGPVRALVAMKEAGVALSIGISGGPAPMLHHYVDTGLFDAVITHNRFTLVDRSSEELIDASVARGVIVVNAAVYGGGALARWPEPVRSYAYAPAPQEIVDAVAAMGEACERAGVPLAAAALQFSTRDPRVTTTVVGATSAEHYDAFVADDALDIPDALFEELESLAPPSSVWQEAPGATWPR from the coding sequence ATGACCTCTCAGCCCTCCGCGCTCCGCCCCTTCGGCCCGTCCGGCGCCCTGGTGACCCGGCTCACCCTCGGCACCTCCTGGAACCCCGACCGCGTCGGCGCGCTCGACACGGTGCCCGCGCTCGAGCGCGTGCTCCACTCCGGCGCCGACCGCGCCGTCTCGGTGATCGACACCTCCAACGAGTACGCGCTCGGGCACAGCGAGCGGCTGATCGGCGAGGCGCTGCGGGCCCGCGGCGGGGTCCCGGAGGGGATCACCGTCGTCACGAAGCTCGACCGCGACCCGGAGACCGGCAGCTACTCGGCCGAGCGGATGCGCCGCAGCCTCGATGAGAGCCGCGAGCGCCTGGGCATGGACGTGCTGCCCCTGCTCTACCTGCACGACCCGGAGCGCATCTCCTACGACGAGGCCTTCGCCGAGGACGGCCCGGTCCGCGCGCTCGTCGCGATGAAGGAGGCCGGCGTCGCGCTCTCCATCGGCATCTCGGGCGGGCCCGCGCCGATGCTGCACCACTACGTCGACACCGGGCTGTTCGACGCGGTGATCACGCACAACCGGTTCACGCTGGTCGACCGCTCCTCCGAGGAGCTGATCGACGCCTCCGTCGCGCGCGGCGTCATCGTGGTGAACGCCGCGGTCTACGGGGGCGGGGCGCTCGCGCGCTGGCCCGAGCCGGTCCGCAGCTACGCCTACGCGCCCGCGCCGCAGGAGATCGTCGACGCGGTCGCCGCGATGGGCGAGGCCTGCGAGCGGGCGGGCGTGCCGCTGGCCGCCGCCGCCCTGCAGTTCTCGACCCGGGACCCGCGGGTGACGACGACGGTGGTCGGCGCGACGAGCGCCGAGCACTACGACGCGTTCGTCGCGGACGACGCGCTCGACATCCCGGACGCGCTGTTCGAGGAGCTGGAGTCGCTCGCGCCGCCGAGCTCGGTCTGGCAGGAGGCGCCCGGGGCGACCTGGCCGCGCTGA
- a CDS encoding NADH:flavin oxidoreductase/NADH oxidase yields MTDAPRTTTDSPALFQPLTLRSRTARNRVWAAPMCQYSVEAQDGVPTPWHLVHLGSLARGGAGVVIVEATGVVPEGRISPWDTGLWNDAQQAAWAPIVDFVHGQGALAGIQLAHAGRKASTYREWSGRGSVPVDEGGWETVAPSAVAFEGYAVPRALDAEELPGLVEAFRASARRAVDAGFDVIELHAAHGYLLHQFLSPLSNHREDAYGGSLENRARLLLEVVRAVRAEIGELPLLVRFSATDWAEGGWTLEETIRVSEWARDEGVDLFDVSTGGLVKGTDIPVAPLYQVPFAREVGRATGAPVGAVGLITTAEQAEGVVAGGDADVVLLARELLRDPHAPSRMARELGAPLGLVPPQYARAWR; encoded by the coding sequence ATGACCGACGCACCTCGCACCACCACCGACTCCCCCGCCCTCTTCCAGCCGCTGACCCTCCGCTCCCGCACGGCGCGCAACCGCGTCTGGGCCGCGCCGATGTGCCAGTACTCGGTGGAGGCGCAGGACGGCGTGCCGACGCCGTGGCACCTCGTGCACCTCGGCTCGCTCGCGCGCGGCGGGGCGGGGGTGGTGATCGTCGAGGCGACCGGCGTCGTGCCCGAGGGGCGGATCAGCCCCTGGGACACCGGGCTCTGGAACGACGCGCAGCAGGCGGCCTGGGCGCCGATCGTCGACTTCGTGCACGGGCAGGGCGCCCTCGCCGGCATCCAGCTCGCGCACGCGGGCCGCAAGGCGTCCACCTACCGCGAGTGGAGCGGGCGCGGCTCCGTCCCCGTCGACGAGGGCGGCTGGGAGACCGTCGCCCCCTCCGCCGTCGCGTTCGAGGGCTACGCGGTGCCGCGGGCGCTCGACGCCGAGGAGCTGCCGGGCCTCGTCGAGGCGTTCCGCGCCTCCGCCCGCCGTGCCGTGGACGCGGGCTTCGACGTGATCGAGCTGCACGCGGCGCACGGCTACCTGCTGCACCAGTTCCTCTCGCCGCTCTCGAACCACCGCGAGGACGCCTACGGCGGATCGCTGGAGAACCGCGCGCGGCTCCTGCTCGAGGTCGTCCGCGCGGTGCGGGCCGAGATCGGCGAGCTGCCGCTGCTGGTGCGCTTCTCCGCCACCGACTGGGCCGAGGGCGGCTGGACGCTCGAGGAGACGATCCGGGTCTCGGAGTGGGCGCGCGACGAGGGCGTCGACCTCTTCGACGTCTCGACCGGCGGGCTCGTGAAGGGCACCGACATCCCGGTGGCGCCGCTCTACCAGGTGCCGTTCGCGCGCGAGGTGGGCCGGGCGACCGGCGCTCCCGTCGGGGCGGTCGGGCTGATCACGACGGCCGAGCAGGCCGAGGGCGTGGTGGCCGGCGGCGACGCGGACGTCGTGCTGCTGGCGCGCGAGCTGCTGCGCGACCCGCACGCGCCGTCGCGGATGGCGCGCGAGCTCGGGGCTCCGCTCGGTCTGGTGCCGCCGCAGTACGCACGCGCCTGGCGCTGA
- a CDS encoding SRPBCC family protein has product MSQIIETVDVNVPVSVAYNQWTQFEEFPKFLDEVESIQQVTDVLTVWKVKVGPVEREFEANITEQHPDERVAWNSTGGETDHAGVVTFHKLSDTETRVTVQLDWEPEGFLETVGSLVGAGSHAVKKDLKNFKEYIESKGSPDGAWRGDVEA; this is encoded by the coding sequence GTGTCGCAGATCATCGAGACCGTCGACGTCAACGTCCCCGTGTCCGTCGCGTACAACCAGTGGACGCAGTTCGAGGAGTTCCCCAAGTTCCTCGACGAGGTCGAGTCCATCCAGCAGGTCACCGACGTCCTCACCGTCTGGAAGGTGAAGGTCGGCCCCGTCGAGCGCGAGTTCGAGGCCAACATCACCGAGCAGCACCCCGACGAGCGCGTCGCCTGGAACAGCACCGGCGGCGAGACCGACCACGCCGGCGTCGTCACCTTCCACAAGCTCTCGGACACCGAGACCCGCGTCACCGTGCAGCTCGACTGGGAGCCCGAGGGCTTCCTCGAGACCGTCGGCTCGCTCGTCGGCGCCGGCAGCCACGCGGTCAAGAAGGACCTCAAGAACTTCAAGGAGTACATCGAGTCCAAGGGCTCGCCGGACGGCGCCTGGCGCGGCGACGTCGAGGCCTGA
- a CDS encoding glycoside hydrolase family 43 protein produces MSGGVVPGGVAQGGVGAPFPNPLIPGFNPDPSVVRVDGVYHLVTSTFEYLPGIPVYRSTDFETWEHVGNVATRAEQIRVEEVPTGLGVWAPTIRHHDGLFHVIVSVPAGVGTVVFTAADPAGEWSDGTVLTDADGGPLQGIDPDLAWDEDGTAYVTYSGLILSGEEAGAHLGIQQVRVDLAAGRILEEPRSLWSGTGGGFPEAPHLYRRGEQWYLLIAEGGTERGHGVSIARSDAPTGPFETAPGNPFLTARGTTRPVQNTGHGDLVEGPDGSTLIVLLGVRPRGATRAFSALGRETFVTRVSWVDGWPVAEPVALAPRGPLRDDVDFSGPLDAGWIGVRRLPSALATVADGRLSLPGEGRTLRHPQPTFVGRRQLTQTMQASVVVDVSAGVGGLAVRYDETTFASVEAESTGSGTRVTARAVIPSFEQEWTAELPEGPVTLMLESERDGGVGFGPGQMTSDFLVLRAEAGGVSRTLARIDGRSFTAETATSFTGRVLGLSATTGTPTFTAYRYVGTDD; encoded by the coding sequence GTGAGCGGCGGCGTCGTGCCGGGCGGAGTCGCGCAGGGCGGGGTCGGCGCCCCGTTCCCGAACCCGCTGATCCCCGGCTTCAACCCCGACCCCAGCGTCGTCCGCGTCGACGGCGTCTACCACCTGGTCACCTCGACGTTCGAGTACCTGCCCGGCATCCCCGTGTACCGCAGCACCGACTTCGAGACCTGGGAGCACGTCGGCAACGTCGCGACCCGCGCCGAGCAGATCCGTGTGGAGGAGGTGCCCACCGGCCTCGGCGTCTGGGCGCCGACGATCCGGCACCACGACGGCCTCTTCCACGTGATCGTCTCGGTCCCCGCGGGAGTCGGCACCGTCGTCTTCACCGCGGCGGACCCGGCCGGCGAGTGGAGCGACGGCACCGTCCTGACCGATGCCGACGGCGGTCCGCTGCAGGGCATCGACCCGGACCTCGCCTGGGACGAGGACGGCACCGCGTACGTCACCTACTCCGGCCTGATCCTGAGCGGCGAGGAGGCCGGCGCGCACCTCGGCATCCAGCAGGTGCGGGTCGACCTCGCGGCCGGCCGCATCCTGGAGGAGCCGCGCTCGCTCTGGTCGGGCACCGGCGGCGGCTTCCCGGAGGCGCCGCACCTGTACCGGCGCGGCGAGCAGTGGTACCTCCTCATCGCCGAGGGCGGCACGGAGCGCGGCCACGGCGTCTCGATCGCCCGGAGCGACGCGCCGACCGGCCCGTTCGAGACCGCGCCCGGCAACCCGTTCCTCACCGCCCGCGGCACCACCCGCCCGGTGCAGAACACCGGCCACGGCGACCTGGTGGAGGGCCCCGACGGCTCGACGCTGATCGTGCTGCTCGGTGTCCGCCCGCGCGGCGCGACCCGCGCCTTCTCGGCGCTCGGCCGCGAGACCTTCGTCACCCGGGTGTCCTGGGTGGACGGCTGGCCGGTCGCCGAGCCCGTCGCGCTCGCGCCGCGCGGTCCGCTGCGCGACGACGTCGACTTCTCCGGGCCGCTCGACGCGGGCTGGATCGGCGTGCGCCGCCTCCCGAGCGCGCTCGCCACCGTGGCGGACGGCCGGCTGTCGCTGCCGGGGGAGGGGCGCACCCTGCGCCACCCGCAGCCGACGTTCGTCGGGCGCCGCCAGCTCACGCAGACGATGCAGGCCTCGGTGGTGGTCGACGTCTCGGCCGGTGTCGGCGGGCTGGCCGTCCGCTACGACGAGACGACCTTCGCGTCGGTCGAGGCGGAGTCGACCGGCTCCGGCACGCGGGTCACCGCCCGCGCCGTGATCCCCTCCTTCGAGCAGGAGTGGACCGCCGAGCTGCCCGAGGGCCCGGTGACGCTGATGCTGGAGTCGGAGCGCGACGGCGGCGTCGGCTTCGGCCCCGGCCAGATGACGAGCGACTTCCTCGTCCTCCGCGCGGAGGCCGGCGGCGTCTCCCGCACCCTCGCCCGCATCGACGGCCGCTCCTTCACCGCGGAGACCGCCACCTCCTTCACCGGCCGCGTCCTCGGCCTCTCCGCGACGACCGGCACCCCGACCTTCACCGCCTACCGCTACGTAGGCACCGACGACTGA
- a CDS encoding glycoside hydrolase family 3 protein, whose translation MTDTSTAPRIPAEGPDADALLTELIGRLDLEEKVQLLTGRDFWTTWPIERIGLRRMLVSDGPSGVRGEVWDERSPSLNLPSATALSSSWDRSIARRYGAAAAVEARRKDVDVVLGPTINLHRSPLGGRHFEGFSEDPVLTADLAAAYVAGVQENGVGATPKHYIANDSETDRFTVDVRVGDRALRELYLLAFERAIVETRAWLVMSSYNSINGTTATESDLLETPLNSEWGFDGVVISDWTAVRTVDSARAAQDLVMPGPDGPWGAALVAAVRDGSIEESVVDRKVRRILRLAARVGALEGFAPAVAEPVLVEDGRAFAREAAAAGSVLLRNEGELPWDASALTSVAVIGHNAREARTQGGGSATVLPEKVVTPLDGVRAALPHARVDYALGAVVQDGVAPLVLETITNPVTGEPGQRVRFLAEDGAELFVEDRRATSLVWFGGTAPIAASARVEFSTILTPAADATVRLGFAVAGTARVYVDGALFLEETLAAVGSDLGAALLAPPSVSAPLTVTAGTPVDIRIEYDIVHAEGDLEGALGFTYGLEPEDTPADELIAEAVALARDADVALVVVGTNSAVESEGYDRSSLDLPGQQDALVRAVAAVNPRTVVVVNAGAPVLLPWRDEVAAVLVGYFGGQEMGDAVADVLLGRAEPGGRLPTTWPVAIEDVPVLSTLPTDGELHYDEGIHIGYRAWLRSEVEPAYVFGHGLGYTTFELVSVSTPEPVRDGEDVALLVDVINTGERAGKVVLQAYAERRDSAVERPVRWLVGFESATLEAGASAQIAVTVPTRLLATWNDGWEYEAGAFTIRLGTSLEDVPLVTELELRA comes from the coding sequence GTGACCGACACCTCCACTGCTCCCCGCATCCCGGCCGAGGGACCCGACGCCGACGCCCTGCTCACCGAGCTGATCGGGCGCCTCGACCTCGAGGAGAAGGTGCAGCTGCTCACCGGCCGCGACTTCTGGACCACCTGGCCGATCGAGAGGATCGGCCTGCGCCGCATGCTCGTCTCGGACGGCCCGTCGGGCGTCCGCGGCGAGGTGTGGGACGAGCGCTCGCCCTCGCTCAACCTGCCCTCCGCCACCGCGCTGTCCTCCTCCTGGGACCGCTCGATCGCCCGCCGCTACGGCGCCGCCGCCGCGGTCGAGGCGCGCCGCAAGGACGTCGACGTCGTCCTCGGCCCGACCATCAACCTGCACCGCTCCCCGCTCGGCGGCCGCCACTTCGAGGGCTTCAGCGAGGACCCGGTGCTCACCGCCGACCTCGCCGCCGCCTACGTGGCCGGCGTACAGGAGAACGGCGTCGGCGCCACTCCCAAGCACTACATCGCGAACGACTCCGAGACCGACCGCTTCACGGTCGACGTCCGGGTCGGCGACCGCGCCCTCCGCGAGCTCTACCTGCTCGCCTTCGAGCGCGCGATCGTCGAGACCCGTGCCTGGCTGGTGATGAGCTCCTACAACTCGATCAACGGCACCACCGCCACCGAGAGCGACCTGCTGGAGACCCCGCTGAACAGCGAGTGGGGCTTCGACGGCGTCGTCATCAGCGACTGGACCGCGGTCCGCACCGTCGACAGCGCCCGCGCGGCGCAGGACCTGGTCATGCCCGGCCCCGACGGTCCGTGGGGCGCGGCGCTGGTCGCCGCCGTCCGCGACGGCTCGATCGAGGAGTCCGTCGTCGACCGCAAGGTCCGCCGCATCCTCCGCCTCGCCGCCCGCGTCGGCGCGCTCGAGGGCTTCGCCCCCGCCGTCGCCGAGCCGGTGCTCGTCGAGGACGGCCGCGCCTTCGCCCGCGAGGCCGCCGCGGCCGGCAGCGTCCTGCTGCGCAACGAGGGCGAGCTGCCCTGGGACGCCTCGGCGCTCACCTCCGTCGCCGTGATCGGCCACAACGCCCGCGAGGCGCGCACCCAGGGCGGCGGATCCGCGACGGTCCTGCCCGAGAAGGTCGTCACTCCGCTCGACGGCGTCCGCGCCGCCCTGCCGCACGCCCGCGTCGACTACGCGCTCGGCGCGGTCGTGCAGGACGGCGTCGCCCCGCTCGTCCTCGAGACGATCACCAACCCGGTCACCGGCGAGCCCGGCCAGCGCGTCCGCTTCCTCGCCGAGGACGGCGCCGAGCTGTTCGTCGAGGACCGCCGTGCCACCTCGCTGGTCTGGTTCGGCGGCACCGCCCCGATCGCGGCCTCGGCCCGGGTCGAGTTCTCGACGATCCTCACCCCCGCCGCCGACGCGACCGTCCGCCTGGGCTTCGCCGTCGCCGGCACCGCCCGCGTCTACGTCGACGGCGCGCTCTTCCTCGAGGAGACCCTCGCCGCCGTCGGCTCCGACCTCGGCGCCGCGCTGCTCGCCCCGCCGTCGGTCTCCGCGCCGCTGACCGTCACCGCCGGCACGCCCGTCGACATCCGGATCGAGTACGACATCGTGCACGCCGAGGGCGACCTCGAGGGTGCGCTCGGCTTCACCTACGGCCTCGAGCCCGAGGACACCCCGGCCGACGAGCTGATCGCGGAGGCGGTGGCGCTCGCCCGCGACGCCGACGTCGCCCTCGTGGTGGTCGGCACCAACTCCGCGGTCGAGTCCGAGGGCTACGACCGCAGCTCCCTCGACCTGCCGGGCCAGCAGGACGCGCTCGTGCGCGCCGTGGCCGCGGTCAACCCGCGCACCGTCGTGGTCGTCAACGCCGGCGCCCCGGTGCTGCTGCCGTGGCGCGACGAGGTCGCGGCCGTGCTGGTCGGCTACTTCGGCGGCCAGGAGATGGGCGACGCGGTCGCCGACGTCCTGCTCGGCCGCGCCGAGCCCGGCGGGCGCCTGCCCACCACCTGGCCGGTCGCGATCGAGGACGTCCCCGTCCTCTCCACGCTGCCGACCGACGGCGAGCTGCACTACGACGAGGGCATCCACATCGGCTACCGCGCCTGGCTGCGCAGCGAGGTCGAGCCGGCCTACGTCTTCGGCCACGGCCTCGGCTACACCACGTTCGAGCTCGTCTCGGTCTCGACGCCCGAGCCCGTGCGCGACGGCGAGGACGTCGCGCTCCTCGTCGACGTCATCAACACCGGCGAGCGCGCCGGCAAGGTCGTGCTGCAGGCCTACGCCGAGCGCCGCGACTCCGCCGTCGAGCGCCCGGTGCGCTGGCTGGTCGGCTTCGAGAGCGCGACGCTGGAGGCGGGCGCGAGCGCGCAGATCGCCGTCACGGTGCCGACGCGACTGCTCGCCACGTGGAACGACGGCTGGGAGTACGAGGCCGGAGCGTTCACGATCCGCCTCGGCACCTCGCTCGAGGACGTCCCGCTGGTGACCGAGCTGGAGCTGCGCGCGTGA
- a CDS encoding ATP-binding cassette domain-containing protein: protein MSAAPAAPSELLLDVKDVVVEYPGKGFRAKPFQALKGVSLDIRPGETVGLVGESGSGKTTLGRAVLGLAPVTGGEILYNGRDIAHLDRRQRRGLSSEIQVVFQDPYTSLNPSLTIEQILVEPLTVRKVDAKVASQRVRELLDQVGLPQSAADRLPREFSGGQRQRIAIARALALEPRLIVCDEPVSALDLSTQARVLDLFTEIQERTGVAYLFVSHDLAVVRHLSHRVAVMYHGEIVEWGDGDQVTSRPEHAYTQRLFLAAPVADPVRQATRREERRAFVAAHP from the coding sequence ATGAGCGCCGCACCCGCCGCACCCTCCGAGCTGCTGCTGGACGTCAAGGACGTCGTCGTCGAGTACCCGGGCAAGGGCTTCCGCGCGAAGCCGTTCCAGGCGCTCAAGGGCGTCTCGCTCGACATCCGCCCCGGCGAGACCGTCGGCCTGGTCGGCGAGTCCGGCTCGGGCAAGACCACGCTCGGCCGCGCGGTGCTGGGGCTCGCCCCGGTCACCGGCGGCGAGATCCTCTACAACGGGCGCGACATCGCGCACCTCGACCGGCGTCAGCGCCGCGGGCTCTCCTCCGAGATCCAGGTCGTCTTCCAGGACCCGTACACCTCGCTCAACCCGTCGCTGACGATCGAGCAGATCCTGGTCGAGCCGCTCACCGTGCGGAAGGTCGACGCCAAGGTCGCCTCCCAGCGGGTGCGCGAGCTGCTCGACCAGGTGGGGCTGCCGCAGTCCGCGGCCGACCGCCTGCCGCGCGAGTTCTCCGGCGGTCAGCGCCAGCGGATCGCGATCGCCCGGGCGCTCGCCCTCGAGCCGCGGCTGATCGTCTGCGACGAGCCCGTCTCGGCGCTGGACCTCTCCACCCAGGCGCGCGTCCTCGATCTCTTCACCGAGATCCAGGAGCGCACCGGAGTCGCGTACCTCTTCGTCTCGCACGACCTCGCCGTCGTGCGGCACCTCTCGCACCGCGTCGCCGTGATGTACCACGGCGAGATCGTGGAGTGGGGCGACGGCGACCAGGTCACCTCCCGCCCGGAGCACGCCTACACCCAGCGCCTCTTCCTGGCGGCCCCGGTCGCCGACCCGGTCCGCCAGGCCACCCGCCGCGAGGAGCGCCGCGCCTTCGTGGCCGCCCACCCCTGA
- a CDS encoding dipeptide/oligopeptide/nickel ABC transporter permease/ATP-binding protein: protein MTATTPLPASTPSVGVEERAARTHLFRRLLHNPVGLVSLVFLAIVVLSGIFAPLLAPADPNRASLQDVLAEPGAAHLLGADSAGRDVLSRLLFGTQFSLAGALVALAVAVVIGVTSGLLAGYFGGWFDSVSAWTSGLVMALPGFVVLLAARAVIGPSMWLSMAIFGVLLSPAFHRLVYASVTAVRGELFVDAARVSGLSNGRIIARHILTVVRAPVIIQASLVAGIAIAIQAGLEFLGLGDLSIPTWGSMLNDGFSNVFNAPILMLWPSLAIALTSIALTLLGNAMRDELERSASGAKRSKKRKSASAPATVPTSLSTIGVQTMLDEDAAAPKTVVHEEEAGARSAEEILRVTNLSVGYGQNDGSVKTVVHDVSLAVRRGEIHGLIGESGSGKTQTAWSVLRLLPEGGRITGGSIVFDGKDLAHLSEKEMTKLRGKRIAYIPQEPMSNLDPSFTIGTQLVQPMRICLGLSKAAAKERALGLLARVGIPNPQRTFDAYPHEVSGGMAQRVLIAGAVSCDPDLLIADEPTTALDVTVQAEVLDLLRELQSELNMGMILVTHNFGVVADLCDRVSVMRDGRIVETGPVRSIFADPRHPYTRALFDAILEEGPARGPLVATTAVKESSR from the coding sequence ATGACCGCCACGACTCCGCTGCCCGCCAGCACCCCGTCGGTCGGAGTGGAGGAGCGCGCCGCCCGCACGCACCTCTTCCGCCGCCTGCTGCACAACCCGGTCGGGCTCGTCTCGCTCGTCTTCCTCGCGATCGTCGTCCTCTCCGGGATCTTCGCGCCGCTGCTCGCGCCGGCCGACCCGAACCGCGCCTCGCTGCAGGACGTGCTCGCCGAGCCCGGCGCCGCGCACCTGCTCGGCGCCGACAGCGCCGGCCGCGACGTCCTCTCGCGCCTGCTCTTCGGCACGCAGTTCAGCCTCGCCGGCGCCCTGGTCGCGCTCGCCGTCGCCGTCGTGATCGGCGTCACCAGCGGACTGCTGGCCGGCTACTTCGGCGGCTGGTTCGACTCGGTCTCGGCCTGGACCTCCGGCCTCGTGATGGCGCTGCCCGGCTTCGTCGTCCTGCTGGCGGCCCGCGCCGTCATCGGCCCGTCGATGTGGCTCTCGATGGCCATCTTCGGCGTCCTGCTCTCGCCGGCCTTCCACCGGCTGGTCTACGCCTCCGTCACCGCGGTGCGCGGCGAGCTCTTCGTCGACGCGGCCCGGGTCTCCGGACTCAGCAACGGCCGGATCATCGCCCGGCACATCCTCACCGTCGTCCGCGCTCCCGTCATCATCCAGGCCTCCCTGGTCGCCGGCATCGCGATCGCGATCCAGGCCGGACTCGAGTTCCTCGGCCTCGGAGACCTGTCGATCCCCACCTGGGGGTCGATGCTCAACGACGGCTTCTCCAACGTCTTCAACGCCCCGATCCTGATGCTCTGGCCGAGCCTCGCGATCGCGCTCACCTCCATCGCGCTGACCCTGCTGGGCAACGCGATGCGCGACGAGCTCGAGCGCAGCGCCTCCGGAGCCAAGCGCTCGAAGAAGCGCAAGTCGGCCTCGGCGCCCGCGACGGTGCCGACCAGCCTGTCCACCATCGGCGTCCAGACCATGCTCGACGAGGACGCCGCGGCGCCCAAGACCGTCGTGCACGAGGAGGAGGCCGGCGCCCGCAGCGCCGAGGAGATCCTCCGCGTCACGAACCTCTCGGTCGGCTACGGCCAGAACGACGGCTCGGTGAAGACGGTCGTGCACGACGTGTCGCTCGCGGTCCGCCGCGGCGAGATCCACGGCCTGATCGGCGAGTCCGGCTCGGGCAAGACGCAGACCGCCTGGTCGGTGCTGCGCCTGCTGCCCGAGGGCGGCCGGATCACCGGCGGCTCGATCGTCTTCGACGGCAAGGACCTCGCGCACCTGTCGGAGAAGGAGATGACGAAGCTCCGCGGCAAGCGCATCGCGTACATCCCGCAGGAGCCGATGTCGAACCTCGACCCGTCCTTCACCATCGGCACGCAGCTCGTGCAGCCGATGCGGATCTGCCTCGGCCTCTCCAAGGCGGCGGCGAAGGAGCGGGCGCTCGGCCTGCTCGCCCGGGTCGGCATCCCCAACCCGCAGCGCACCTTCGACGCCTACCCGCACGAGGTCTCCGGCGGCATGGCCCAGCGCGTGCTGATCGCCGGCGCCGTCTCCTGCGACCCCGACCTGCTGATCGCCGACGAGCCGACCACCGCGCTCGACGTCACGGTGCAGGCCGAGGTGCTCGACCTGCTCCGCGAGCTGCAGTCGGAGCTGAACATGGGCATGATCCTCGTCACGCACAACTTCGGTGTCGTCGCCGACCTGTGCGACCGCGTCTCGGTCATGCGCGACGGCCGGATCGTCGAGACCGGGCCCGTGCGCTCGATCTTCGCCGACCCCCGTCACCCCTACACCCGCGCCCTGTTCGACGCGATCCTCGAGGAGGGGCCCGCCCGCGGTCCGCTCGTCGCCACCACCGCCGTGAAGGAGTCGAGCCGATGA
- a CDS encoding ABC transporter permease — MTRFILRRVVSGIILVVLISVVAYALLYLGGGDIARRILGQNATPEAVAQRAAQLGLDQPIWSQYLGWLGHAVTGDLGSSWFTGQAVTTAISTRVTVTLSLVIGATIISAIVAVVLGVWAAVRRGWADKLVQLVSILGFAIPGFLIALGLVTVFAINLRWFKPTGYVNLTDSFSGWIATVTLPIIALAIGGIAGVAQQVRGSVIDALRQDYVRTLRSRGLPANRIVFQHVLRNAGGPALAVLAVQFIGLLGGAVIVEQIFAIPGLGQVAVTATTQGDIPLVMGLVLITAIIVVIVNLLIDLLQGWLNPKVRLS, encoded by the coding sequence ATGACCAGGTTCATCCTGCGACGCGTCGTCTCGGGGATCATCCTCGTGGTGCTGATCTCCGTCGTCGCCTACGCACTCCTCTATCTCGGCGGCGGCGACATCGCCCGCCGCATCCTCGGGCAGAACGCGACGCCGGAGGCGGTCGCCCAGCGCGCCGCGCAGCTCGGCCTCGACCAGCCGATCTGGTCGCAGTACCTCGGCTGGCTCGGCCACGCCGTCACCGGCGACCTCGGCAGCTCCTGGTTCACCGGGCAGGCGGTCACCACCGCCATCTCCACCCGCGTCACCGTCACGCTCTCCCTGGTCATCGGCGCCACGATCATCTCCGCGATCGTCGCGGTCGTGCTCGGCGTCTGGGCCGCGGTCCGCCGCGGCTGGGCCGACAAGCTCGTGCAGCTGGTGTCGATCCTCGGCTTCGCGATCCCCGGCTTCCTCATCGCGCTGGGCCTCGTCACCGTCTTCGCGATCAACCTCCGCTGGTTCAAGCCCACCGGCTACGTCAACCTCACCGACTCGTTCTCGGGCTGGATCGCCACGGTCACCCTGCCGATCATCGCCCTCGCGATCGGCGGCATCGCCGGCGTCGCCCAGCAGGTCCGCGGCTCCGTCATCGACGCGCTCCGCCAGGACTACGTGCGGACCCTGCGCTCGCGCGGCCTGCCCGCGAACCGGATCGTCTTCCAGCACGTGCTGCGGAACGCCGGCGGCCCTGCGCTCGCCGTCCTCGCCGTGCAGTTCATCGGCCTCCTCGGCGGCGCCGTCATCGTCGAGCAGATCTTCGCGATCCCCGGTCTCGGCCAGGTCGCGGTCACCGCGACCACCCAGGGCGACATCCCTCTGGTGATGGGCCTCGTGCTGATCACCGCGATCATCGTCGTCATCGTCAACCTGCTCATCGACCTGCTCCAGGGCTGGCTCAACCCGAAGGTGCGACTCTCATGA